Within the Naumovozyma dairenensis CBS 421 chromosome 9, complete genome genome, the region ATCGTCCTATGAGTGGGAATATTGCCAGCGTTGAATCTGCGATTGTTCACGAAATATGATGTGGTCATAGCCAAAGGTACAGATATCTCAAGCTGTACTACTTCATGCACGATTAGGTTATCCTGGTCCAGGACTGTATAATACGATTGCACCAATTCTCCATGTTCCATCTTTAAAACCTAACTCAGTCACGGTCTGTCCAGCATGCTCTATTTCTATGGGTATTGTTGATAAGGGTAAGGTGTTTGTCACCAAATAGACTGCACCTTTACATTCTTCTGGCTGATTTATGTGGATCTTTCAGCTACCAAGCTTACGAATCCACCTTTTCCTGatgtatattttatatctttatatttttatatttttatatttttatatttttatatttttatatttttataaaactGGAATGGTAAGTACTTCTTGACAATTCGTAATGCATATTGAACCACTTTTGACAGTCATGAAACGTCTGTTAGCTTGAATGTAAGTGCATTGGGGCCTGAAACCGATGGGCTCATAACCTGTTGAGGCAGGTTGCTTACATCAATTGACGTATTGGGAAAATAGGGGAAGATATCAAGTAAAAGAGAGTCAGTGCATATGAGTGGTTTAACTACTATATAATATACGCTTTTGTGCATAGTAATTGAAAGGGTCAGTTAAGGCTCCATAAAGAACAGACACTTTATACTCGTCTTTTCTCGGAAGCGATAGTGCACCATGAGTAAGATGAATTGCGGCGGTGTACGGAGTTCAGTGAGTCGAAACTGCAGGTAGTTGCCTTACACCAAATAGCCTATTATCGTGGTCTAACATGGATCACCcatcaaaataatttccTGCCACAGGTGTTGGTGCTTCGTCATTTCACGCGCCAACAAGAAGATATCCAATATGATATTCGTGTGACTTAAGTAATGATAAAGTTGCATTAGCTgcaaaaaacaaaaccGTCGATTTGTTGAATCCCGTACACCCCATATTGGAATTTCTCCAAGATATATGGGAACCAAGATTACAGAGTGTGGTGTTAGAAGTTTATCTATTTCGATTCGTACAATGTATAGTGAACGAAATGAGAAAGcatttctttaaattcagGTTTGATTAACTAAGGGGACGGTATAAGTGGGGTGGATATGTGCTGACAATTCAAGTTCTAATGGTTTGAAACAGCCAAAGGCCTGCCTTTATGAATGTTCAACTCTGCATACCGCAGGTTCCAATCGTTTTCTTATTTCTTCTCAATGTTCTCCGGTTCGCCTCTAAAGGTCTGTGTAAAAGTTTTCGAAGTATTTATGTTTTAGGCTTATTTGTCATGTGGGTCGATATACATATAACAAGTAAATCAATTTACgctttcttttctttcccAGTGGTTCAGTGTGAATGAAGATTTCTAATCATATTTAGcatttgaaacaaaaagGGTTAATGTGATTCACAAAGGGTACTACTAAAAAGAGAGCACCAAAGAAGGCATATAATATATGAAAAGtatctttaaatgattcataTCTCACTTTCTTTCCTACGTAGTGGTATATATGTACGGAAACGAAGGAATTCAACAAATCTCATGTACCAATTGATTGACATCGGTCAGTTTTTGTCTTGTAAGTACAGGAAATTTGTGAGGGTGAAAGAGATATTTCTAATGAATTACTGGATTTGCAAGCCTTTGAAAAACTCAGGATTCTTTACTGGCATGTAGTACTCCCTTCACACTTTACTTTTCgataatttggaatatatttttgatagtTGATATTGTTCATCAAGCAAATCATGAATATTAGGGGAAATACTATCAGATGTAGGAGATGCGATATCACAGGCATACCCTCCCAAAGGTAATACCTCTTTgtacttttcaaaaaaggCTGCATCTAGATTAGCAGGTATATGGAAGTCTTCATCTAATGTTTTAATCAACTCTCTTGTATCTGAGCGATGCGGTATGACAAGTTTTGTAAAGCTTGCCATTTCAATTGGTAAAGGTGTGTTTTCATAGGCATCTCTGAATAAATCTCTGTAAAATTgtttatcatcttctttagaTAAAGAGGCATAAATTAAGGaacaattttcaaagaGACAAAAGACTCGCAAAGACTGCTGAATAAAATCTATATGATGGGTATGCCACAAAGTACtacttttcaataatgaataGATGGAATCTGTATTTATACACCAAATAGTTGCACATTTTTCACTAGGAGGAAACAggtttctttcttttagTTCCTGAAAATATGaatgtaaataatttaGCCATTGTCGGTGATCTGTCTCCGCCCAATCTAATACAAAATGCCATTGCAGTTCAAAGGAGTTCGAAACAGAATTCTTTCTTGCCgaaatgatattttcaataatatctaaCGTTGATCCTGGAAAAGGTGtgtaaagaaaatat harbors:
- the DYN3 gene encoding dynein light intermediate chain (similar to Saccharomyces cerevisiae DYN3 (YMR299C); ancestral locus Anc_5.22); the protein is MDNAWEELLSEHVQEPLQKDATSTAAIFCSPNRSSLQQVDKLFFCDTPSMDPCQSNFELLKFRSLVYKDSISKTGQVKSSRDLDVYFLYTPFPGSTLDIIENIISARKNSVSNSFELQWHFVLDWAETDHRQWLNYLHSYFQELKERNLFPPSEKCATIWCINTDSIYSLLKSSTLWHTHHIDFIQQSLRVFCLFENCSLIYASLSKEDDKQFYRDLFRDAYENTPLPIEMASFTKLVIPHRSDTRELIKTLDEDFHIPANLDAAFFEKYKEVLPLGGYACDIASPTSDSISPNIHDLLDEQYQLSKIYSKLSKSKV